Proteins encoded in a region of the Diabrotica virgifera virgifera chromosome 4, PGI_DIABVI_V3a genome:
- the LOC126883650 gene encoding uncharacterized protein LOC126883650, with product MALNFSEFLELCYQEMDPQLCSEAAAITIEQSNSGLWFDLRYARITASKIYDAAHCKKSDGSLVNQILGVTKLPATEAMSRGKMLEDAVIKAIEKKLKMKLSHIGLQLNHRHPIFGASPDAISEEFVVEIKCPQSEKTICNYLTKNMEITAKYKAPVQLQMFLCKKQKALFCVADPNFEENLKFFDIWVPYDEEYMKMLMDAAENFWQHNIFTHLCNSFKK from the coding sequence ATGGCACTGAATTTTTCAGAATTTCTAGAACTTTGTTATCAGGAAATGGATCCCCAACTATGTTCTGAAGCTGCAGCAATAACGATTGAACAGTCTAATTCCGGTTTATGGTTTGATCTGCGATATGCAAGAATAACTGCATCAAAGATTTATGATGCAGCACACTGCAAAAAATCAGATGGTTCCCTGGTTAACCAAATACTTGGTGTAACCAAACTTCCTGCTACAGAAGCCATGTCTCGAGGAAAAATGCTTGAGGATGCTGTAATTAAAgctatagaaaaaaaattaaagatgaaACTCAGTCATATTGGGTTACAATTAAATCACAGGCATCCAATATTTGGGGCTTCTCCAGATGCTATATCTGAAGAATTTGTAGTTGAAATAAAATGTCCTCAATCTGAGAAAACTATTTGTaactatttaacaaaaaatatggaaaTTACAGCAAAATACAAAGCTCCAGTGCAGCTACAGATGTTTCTATGTAAGAAACAAAAAGCATTATTTTGTGTTGCAGATCCTAATTTTgaggaaaatttaaaattttttgatatatgGGTACCATATGATGAAGAATACATGAAGATGTTAATGGATGCTGCAGAAAACTTCTGGCAACATAATATATTTACACATTTATGTAACTCattcaaaaaatga